A genomic segment from Methanoplanus limicola DSM 2279 encodes:
- a CDS encoding asparagine synthase C-terminal domain-containing protein gives MNRENNEIKLRGWIEKGGRVFFRDDLAKLIRDCPEVVPEWLSDCGGEFYLEWNGCHARDYMGIIPGRGDAGIIFCNESENRRIVPDLPQLSVEEAVTESVRLRAECLPPGKKAVVAFSGGVDSALIAKLAGLPCVTVGLKGSHDLKHAEEVACMAGISDVEFIEIDKNEIKPALHKVLGVIPEKTPVEASIAATMYFVTKWAGENGYERVLAGQGADELFGGYARYLETDDIRETLKQDFKSLSRQGMRDQSVAEMNGTYLSCPYLDMRVVRAAQSLPPETLIVNGIRKYPLRVTASAHMPKEAAFYAKKAMQYGSGIWKDIQRQARQYGYKNSVQQYLEHLIV, from the coding sequence ATGAACCGGGAAAATAATGAAATTAAATTAAGGGGCTGGATTGAGAAGGGAGGCAGAGTTTTCTTCAGGGATGACCTCGCGAAATTAATCCGGGACTGTCCCGAAGTTGTGCCGGAATGGCTCTCAGACTGCGGCGGGGAGTTTTATCTGGAATGGAACGGGTGCCATGCAAGGGATTATATGGGTATCATTCCGGGCAGAGGAGATGCCGGAATAATTTTCTGCAATGAGTCTGAAAACAGAAGAATTGTTCCTGATCTGCCTCAACTTTCCGTTGAAGAAGCGGTCACAGAATCTGTCAGGCTGAGAGCAGAATGCCTCCCACCCGGAAAAAAGGCTGTTGTGGCATTTTCAGGAGGCGTTGACTCCGCTCTGATTGCAAAGCTTGCCGGACTGCCGTGCGTAACAGTCGGACTTAAAGGTTCACATGACCTGAAGCATGCTGAAGAGGTTGCCTGCATGGCAGGTATTTCAGATGTCGAATTTATTGAGATTGACAAAAATGAGATTAAACCCGCACTACATAAGGTACTTGGTGTAATTCCGGAGAAGACACCTGTTGAGGCATCTATCGCAGCAACAATGTACTTCGTAACTAAATGGGCGGGCGAAAACGGGTACGAGAGGGTGCTTGCCGGACAGGGCGCGGATGAACTTTTCGGAGGGTACGCAAGGTACCTGGAAACGGATGACATCAGAGAAACACTAAAACAGGATTTTAAAAGCCTTTCCCGGCAGGGGATGCGTGATCAGTCGGTTGCTGAGATGAACGGTACATACCTCTCATGCCCATATCTGGATATGAGAGTCGTGCGCGCTGCACAGTCCCTGCCGCCTGAAACACTGATTGTGAATGGTATACGGAAATATCCCCTGAGAGTCACTGCATCCGCCCATATGCCAAAAGAAGCCGCATTCTACGCTAAAAAAGCGATGCAGTATGGCAGTGGCATCTGGAAAG